In Nostoc sp. CENA543, a single genomic region encodes these proteins:
- a CDS encoding beta-lactamase hydrolase domain-containing protein, with amino-acid sequence MDIIRKINHELSIAGQITLEQFPQLIADGYKSILNLRSPDEKGWLDDEKDKLEFLGLRYLNIPTKVEEINHQTTLQVLQILNELPKPALIHCDNSIRSAVIALLYIATKQGITFEKAIELTMNLGLI; translated from the coding sequence ATGGATATTATCAGAAAAATTAACCATGAATTATCCATCGCAGGGCAAATTACTCTAGAGCAATTTCCCCAACTTATTGCTGATGGTTATAAGTCTATATTGAATTTGCGATCGCCTGATGAAAAAGGCTGGCTAGATGATGAAAAAGATAAACTAGAATTTCTCGGTCTGCGTTATCTTAATATACCTACCAAAGTTGAAGAAATTAACCATCAAACTACACTGCAAGTTCTACAAATTCTCAACGAATTACCTAAGCCAGCTTTAATTCATTGTGATAATTCTATACGTTCAGCAGTAATAGCCCTATTGTATATTGCAACTAAACAAGGTATTACCTTTGAAAAAGCTATTGAGTTAACAATGAATCTAGGTTTGATATAA
- the nifJ gene encoding pyruvate:ferredoxin (flavodoxin) oxidoreductase, with protein sequence MNKKNVATIDGNEAVAQVVYRLNEVIAIYPITPSSPMAEWADAWASENKPNIWGTVPAVVQMQSEGGVAGAVHGALQTGSLTTTFTASQGLLLMIPNMYKIAGELTPTVFHIAARSLAAQGLSIFGDHSDVMACRGTGFAMLCAASVQEALDFALISTKATLASRIPFLHFFDGFRTSHEVNKVELLTDADLQALIPNELILAHRSRSLTPDKPVLRGTAQNPDVYFQARETVNPYYLSCPDITQKVMDEFAQQTGRQYQLFEYHGDPSAERIIIIMGSGCETVHETVDYLNTQGEKVGVMKVRLYRPFDNQRFLAALPPTTQSIAVLDRTKEPGSIGEPLYQDVVTALNEANPKSQIQNLKLVVGGRYGLSSKEFTPAMVKGIFDNLAQPTPKNHFTIGINDDVTHTSLDYDPNFNIEPDNIVRAIFYGLGADGTVGANKNSIKIIGEETDNYAQGYFVYDSKKSGSVTVSHLRFGSQPIRSTYLITKANFVACHQWEFLEKFPILQDIIPGGTFLINAPFDKEEIGQQLPETIKAQIQEKQLKVYAINAYKVAREAGMAGRINTVMQVCFFALSGVLPREEAIAEIKKSIRKTYGKKGEQIVQMNIQAVDTTLDNLYELGTGDWGLGTRKEFLPNAQCPMTNAPAFVRDVLGKIIARAGDDLPVSALPVDGTYPTGTAKWEKRNIAQEIPVWDTNVCIQCGKCVMVCPHSVIRSKVYEEQELENAPPTFKSANAKDHDWHGLKFTIQVAAEDCTGCGICVDVCPAKNKAEPRKKAINMQPQLPLREAERENWDFFLSLPNPDRRNLKLTHINQQQMQEPLFEFSGACAGCGETPYIKLATQLFGDRMIVANATGCSSIYGGNLPTTPWTYNAEGRGPAWSNSLFEDNAEFGLGFRISIDKQTEFAIELLQRLANEVGTELVNDLLNNQQKDEADIWEQRDRVKILKQRLTEIANPQAQQLLSLADYLVKKSVWMIGGDGWAYDIGYGGLDHVIASGRNVNILVLDTEVYSNTGGQMSKATPKGAVAKFAAGGKPAAKKDLGLIAMTYGNVYVASVAMGARDEHTLKAFLEAEAYNGPSLIIAYSHCIAHGINLSTAMQNQKAVVDSGRWLLYRYHPDLTKQGKNPLQLDSRAPKLSVEDSMYLENRFKMLTKINPTSAKQLLQEAQNDVNTRWQMYQYLAARQVVNAAKNLSKLNDKNGSNSEGVGV encoded by the coding sequence ATGAACAAAAAAAATGTTGCAACTATAGATGGTAATGAGGCTGTGGCTCAAGTTGTCTATCGACTCAATGAAGTCATAGCTATTTATCCTATCACCCCTTCTTCACCGATGGCCGAATGGGCAGATGCTTGGGCTAGCGAAAATAAACCGAATATTTGGGGTACTGTACCGGCCGTAGTGCAGATGCAAAGTGAAGGCGGAGTTGCAGGTGCGGTACATGGGGCTTTACAAACGGGGTCACTAACGACTACATTCACTGCATCCCAGGGATTATTGCTGATGATCCCGAATATGTATAAGATTGCCGGAGAACTAACACCTACAGTATTTCATATTGCGGCGCGATCGCTAGCAGCCCAAGGCCTATCAATTTTTGGCGACCACAGCGATGTCATGGCTTGTCGGGGTACGGGTTTTGCCATGTTGTGTGCTGCGTCTGTCCAAGAAGCCCTAGATTTTGCTTTAATTTCCACAAAAGCCACCCTAGCATCACGCATCCCTTTCTTACATTTTTTTGACGGCTTCCGCACTTCCCATGAAGTCAATAAAGTTGAACTATTAACAGATGCAGATTTACAAGCACTCATCCCCAATGAATTAATTCTGGCTCATCGTTCACGGTCTTTAACACCAGATAAACCCGTGTTACGTGGTACAGCCCAAAATCCCGATGTCTATTTCCAAGCCAGAGAAACCGTTAACCCCTATTATCTAAGCTGTCCTGACATCACCCAAAAAGTCATGGACGAATTCGCCCAACAAACTGGGAGACAATATCAACTATTTGAATATCACGGCGACCCCTCAGCCGAACGCATCATTATTATTATGGGTTCTGGTTGTGAGACAGTACATGAGACTGTAGATTATCTCAACACCCAAGGCGAAAAAGTTGGTGTGATGAAAGTGCGCCTATATCGCCCCTTTGATAACCAAAGATTTCTCGCCGCTTTACCCCCCACCACCCAAAGCATCGCCGTTTTAGACCGTACCAAAGAACCAGGAAGCATAGGCGAACCTTTATATCAAGATGTAGTCACAGCACTTAATGAAGCAAATCCAAAATCCCAAATCCAAAATCTAAAATTGGTCGTTGGTGGTCGCTACGGTTTATCATCCAAAGAATTTACACCCGCAATGGTGAAGGGGATTTTTGATAACTTAGCCCAACCTACACCAAAAAATCACTTTACTATCGGCATTAACGATGATGTGACCCACACCAGCTTAGACTATGACCCCAACTTCAACATTGAACCAGACAATATAGTTAGAGCTATCTTTTACGGTTTGGGTGCAGATGGGACAGTAGGCGCAAATAAAAACTCCATTAAAATTATTGGGGAAGAAACCGATAATTACGCTCAAGGCTACTTCGTTTACGACTCCAAAAAATCCGGTTCTGTCACCGTTTCACATCTGCGTTTTGGTTCGCAACCCATCCGTTCTACTTACTTAATTACCAAAGCCAACTTTGTCGCTTGTCATCAGTGGGAATTTTTAGAAAAGTTTCCCATCCTCCAAGATATTATACCAGGCGGCACTTTCTTAATAAACGCTCCTTTCGACAAAGAAGAAATTGGGCAACAACTCCCAGAGACTATCAAAGCCCAAATTCAAGAGAAACAACTGAAAGTTTATGCCATCAACGCCTACAAAGTAGCCCGTGAAGCAGGAATGGCTGGCAGAATTAACACCGTGATGCAAGTCTGTTTCTTTGCATTATCTGGAGTATTGCCCAGAGAAGAAGCCATTGCAGAAATTAAAAAATCGATTCGCAAAACCTACGGTAAAAAAGGCGAACAAATCGTCCAAATGAATATTCAAGCCGTAGATACTACCTTAGATAATTTATATGAATTGGGGACTGGAGACTGGGGACTGGGGACTAGGAAAGAATTCTTGCCCAATGCCCAATGCCCCATGACCAATGCCCCAGCATTTGTCCGCGATGTCTTAGGTAAAATTATTGCCCGTGCGGGGGATGATTTACCTGTAAGTGCTTTGCCTGTCGATGGGACATATCCCACGGGAACAGCGAAATGGGAAAAACGCAATATTGCCCAAGAAATCCCGGTTTGGGACACTAATGTCTGCATTCAATGTGGAAAATGTGTGATGGTGTGTCCCCACAGTGTCATTCGCAGTAAGGTGTATGAAGAACAAGAATTAGAGAATGCGCCACCTACTTTTAAGAGTGCTAACGCTAAAGATCATGATTGGCATGGGTTAAAATTTACTATCCAAGTAGCAGCAGAAGATTGTACTGGTTGCGGTATCTGCGTTGATGTGTGTCCGGCTAAGAATAAAGCTGAACCACGCAAAAAAGCAATTAATATGCAGCCACAATTACCCCTACGAGAAGCGGAAAGGGAAAATTGGGATTTCTTCTTGAGTTTACCTAACCCCGATAGACGCAACTTAAAGCTGACTCATATTAATCAGCAACAGATGCAAGAACCATTATTTGAATTTTCTGGGGCTTGTGCAGGTTGTGGTGAGACACCCTATATTAAGTTAGCCACACAATTGTTTGGCGATCGCATGATTGTTGCTAACGCCACAGGTTGTTCTTCTATTTACGGCGGTAATTTACCCACTACCCCTTGGACATATAACGCTGAAGGACGGGGGCCTGCTTGGTCAAATAGTTTATTTGAAGATAACGCCGAATTTGGCTTGGGTTTCCGTATTTCTATTGATAAGCAAACAGAATTTGCTATTGAATTATTACAGCGACTAGCAAATGAAGTAGGTACAGAATTAGTAAATGACCTGCTAAATAATCAGCAAAAAGATGAGGCAGATATTTGGGAACAACGCGATCGCGTTAAAATTCTCAAGCAACGACTCACAGAAATAGCCAACCCCCAAGCACAACAACTCCTAAGTCTGGCTGATTACCTAGTAAAAAAGAGCGTTTGGATGATAGGGGGCGATGGTTGGGCTTATGATATCGGCTACGGCGGCTTAGATCACGTCATCGCTAGCGGGCGCAACGTGAATATTCTCGTTCTCGATACAGAGGTATATTCCAACACAGGCGGACAAATGTCTAAAGCTACACCGAAAGGGGCTGTAGCTAAATTTGCGGCTGGTGGTAAACCTGCGGCGAAAAAAGACTTGGGTTTAATTGCTATGACCTACGGTAATGTTTACGTAGCGAGTGTGGCAATGGGCGCAAGAGATGAGCATACCCTCAAAGCTTTTTTAGAAGCCGAAGCCTATAACGGCCCTTCACTAATTATTGCTTATAGCCATTGCATTGCCCACGGCATCAACTTAAGTACAGCAATGCAGAATCAAAAAGCCGTAGTTGATTCTGGTAGATGGTTGCTATATCGTTATCATCCCGACTTAACTAAACAAGGTAAGAATCCTCTACAACTTGACTCACGCGCACCGAAGTTATCAGTAGAAGATTCAATGTATTTAGAAAATCGCTTCAAGATGTTAACAAAAATTAACCCTACATCTGCTAAACAATTGCTGCAAGAAGCGCAAAATGATGTGAATACAAGATGGCAAATGTATCAATACTTAGCAGCTAGACAAGTCGTTAATGCTGCTAAAAATCTATCAAAACTTAATGATAAAAACGGCTCAAATTCTGAAGGGGTAGGAGTTTAG